Within Thermococcus indicus, the genomic segment TCTAACGCCGGAACAGACCCTTGACGTTATTGCCGACGCGTTTGGGATTCCGAGGGCTGAGAAGGAGAGGCGGATTAATGAACTCCTTGACCTTGTTGGTTTGAAGGAAGCCAGAAGGAGGAAAGTCGGCAAGTTCTCGAAGGGAATGCGCCAGCGTCTCCTGCTTGCCCAGGCGCTCATCAACGACCCTGAACTGCTAATCCTCGACGAGCCGATGACTGGTTTGGATCCGCGAGGAATAGCGGAGTTCAAGGACATCATCAGAGAGCAGAAAAAGGCCGGGAAGACGGTTTTCTTCTCGAGCCACATCCTGGCTCACGTCGAGGAAATATGCGATACCGTCGGTGTAATAGTCAAGGGCAAGCTTCGCGTTGAGGACAACCTCGACAGCATCAAGAGGGAGTTCCTGAGGAAGGCAGGCTACACGATCGTGCTTGAGACCAACGTTCCGGTGGACTTTACGGGGGTCGAGTGGAAGGTTACGCCGCTGGGCGAGAAGAAGTACCGCATAGTGGCACCGGGGGACATAAGAGAGGAGGTTCACGATTTCGTTGCTTCACGCGGCGCCAAGATACTCACAATGCAGGTCAAAGAGCCGAGCCTTGAGGAGATATTCCTCAAAATGGTGGAGTGAGGGCTAAAGCCTGGCCCTCTCGAATTCCTCCTTTCTATCCAGGGGCTTGGTTGCATCTATCCCCCACTTCGCGGTTAGGCTCTTCTCGGCGGAGGGGTCAAGGGAGCTTCCGCGGGCGTTGGGGATGACCACAAGGTCCCTGTCCGCCTGGAAGCGCGTAGCTATCGCCCACTCGACGTCCCTGTCGTCGTATATGTCCACGTCCTCATCGACAACTACCACGTGCTTCAGGCTTGGATGGCCGGCGAATGCCGCCAGGATAGCGTTCTTGCCGTCACCGTCGTGCTGTTTGGTTATGCTCACCACCGCGTGGAGCCACATCGCACCGCCCTCGGTCAGCCTTACGCCGTGAACCTTTGGAACGACCCTCTTAACGCTCGCGTAAATCTGCGGCTCCTTCGGCAGGCCCATCAGCATGTAGTGCTCGTAGCCGCCGGGGAGAAGGGCGTGGAAGATTGGCTCGTCAACGTGGTGCATGCGCTCGAAGACCACCACCGGCTGCTTCCTCACGTAGTCGTAGGTTCCGGTTATATCCACAAAGGGCCCTTCGTCCGTCAGTTCGGGAAGTATCTTCGCCTCGAAGACGAAGTCGGTCTCGACGGGAACGGGGATTCCTCCGAGGTCGAAGACTTCGAGGGGCTTTCCGAAGGAGATGCGGCTCATCGCCGAGGCTATCTCAAGCTCGCTTACGCCGTACGCAACGCTCGTGGCACCGGCGATTAGGAGGTGAACCGGGTTCCCGACGACTATCCTGACGTCCAACTCTTCTCCCTCCTCTGCCTTTTCCTTCCACATGGCGTAAAGGTGCCTCGGGACGAGTCTTATGGCGGCCCTTTTCTCGTCGATGACCATCATCCTGTGGAAAGACATGTTGACGAAGCCGTTTTCGTCCTTGGCTATGACCATGGCGGAGGTGAAGTACTGGCCGCCGTCCTGGGGGTAGTACTTTGGAATCGGAAGCTCGCGGAGCGAAAAGTCTCTGATAGAGTTCGCCATGAAGGGTGCACCGTCAACCGTCCTGTAGGGTTCGGGGTTCTCCATGGCCTTCGTCATCGTGTGAAGTATCTCCTCCCTCTCGATACCAAGGTACGATGCAATCCTTTCCCTGGTGCTCCAGATGTTGCCCGCGACTTCCCATCCGTCCACGTCTTTGAAGAGGACGGGTCTGTCGCGGTACTTCAGAAGATAACGCGTTACCTCGAGCTCTTTGCTTACCGGCTCCTTAACAACGACGGCATCATCAAACCGTTCGATGATTTCCCTCAGCATTCTATCACCTTAGTTTGGTGTTCCAAAAGGCCTATAAAGCCTTTTTCCAAACTTTCGACGATTGGCCATGCCTACGGTAACCCTCCGCATTCCCGATGGCTCCGCACTGGTCCGGATTGAGAAGGCAGATCCACAGGTGTATTTCAAGATCTACGAGCTGCTGAGCTACAAGAGGGACTTTGGCAAATGGGAAAAGCCGGAGAGCCTCTACGACCCCTACGAGAAGACGTTTCCCGTTGGGGTTCTTCCGAGGGTCAAGAAGTTCCTCAACTGCAAGGGATACCGCGTCCGTGTGAAGGACGAGCGGCAGGTTAGGGGTGCCAAGCTGAACTCCACGTGGAACGAGAACTACAGCATGCGCAGGTATCAGGAAAGGGCGGTTAAAAAGGCCCTCCGGGAGAAAATGGGTGTTCTGGCCCTTCCCGTTGGAAGCGGTAAGACCGTCGTTGGGCTGAGGATAATACACGAGCTTGACCTCCCGGCCCTCATAGTGGTCCACACCAAGGAGCTTCTCTACCAGTGGGCGGACAAGGTTCGTGAGGTCCTGGGGGTCGAACCGGGCATCGTCGGGGACAACAAGTGGGACGAGAAAGACGTCACCATAGCCATGATACAGACCCTCCTGTCGAGGGGTGCCGACAAGCTCCAGAACGAATACGCGATCCTCATGTTCGACGAGTGCCACAGAACCTCCGCCGCCGAGAAGTTCTACCAGCTCGGCCTTTCGCTGCCCCAGGTATACCGCTTTGGCCTCTCCGCGACGCCCTGGAGGCGCATACGCGGTGAGGAGATTAAGATAGAGGCCGTCGTTGGGCCCACCATCTTCGAGGTTCGTGCGGAGGACCTCATAAAGGAAAAGTTCCTTGCGAAGCCGCGCTTTGAAATAATCACCTACGAGTCGAGCATGCCATCCTTCAGCGAGCGCTACAAGGAGCTGTACGAGGACATGATAATGAACAACGACGAGAGGAACCGGGCCGTGGCAGAGAAGGCCGCCGAGCTCGCCCGAAAGGGGCACCGCGTCCTTATCGATGTCAGAAGGATAGAGCACGGCAGGATACTCAGGAAGATGCTTGGCGAGATGGGCGTGAAGGCGGAGTTCCTGAGCTCAAAGAGCTCCAACCGCTGGGAGATACTTGAGGCGTTTAAGAACGGCGAGATTCCGGTTCTCATCTCGACACTCCTCAAGGAGGGCGTGGACATACCGGAGATTTCGGCGATAATACTCGCGGGAGGCGGCAAGAGCGATATAATGACGATTCAGACAATAGGGCGCGCCCTGAGGCCGAAGAAGGGGATGAAGGCCGTCATAGTTGACGTTCAGGACGACGACCCCCTGCTCTTCACCCACTTCATCGAGCGGCAGAAGGCGCTCAAGCAGTACTACGGTAAATACTACGACAGGGAGATGGACTCAAAGCTCGAGGAGAACATCACCAAAAAGGGCCGCCCTCGTAAGCGCTCTTGAGTAGCGCTCGAACAGGTCACGTTTTGCTTTTTTGATCCCCCTTTCATCCACCTGGAACTCCACGTCCGGGTACTCCATGTGCCAGAGGATGAGTCCTTCGGGGGGCGCGGGCGGGACCTTTTTGTTGTACTCCCCCCCGAGCATCATCTCAACCTCGCGGCTTTCCATCAGCCCGAGGCCGCAGAGCCGGACGGCGTTGACTATCCTCCTCGCCATCTCCCACAGGAAGCTTTTGCCCTCGATTTCGATGATGTAGTAGCCCTGACGCCCGATGACATCAACCCGTAGGAGCTCTCTGATTGGGTCCCTGCCGGGTTCAAGCCGGGAGAATGCCGAAAAGTCATGTTCACCAACGAAGAGCGCCGCGCACTCCCTCATGTCATTCTCGTTGAAGCCCTCATCAACCAGGTAGTAGCGGTAGGTCTTTGACCTCGCCTGGAACCGGGGGTGGAAGTCCTCCGGAACCTCTGCAACCCCGAGAACCCAGAGGTCCCTGAGGTGGTGGTTGAGAACCTCCGCGCGAACGAGGTCCGGCCTCGCGGCGACGTCAAAGGCCACGACGTTGAAGACCGCTGAAACCCCCCTGTCCGTCCTCGAGGCCCCTTTAAAGTTCGAGCTCTCGGCGTCCCTTATTATTCCGAGCTTTGATAGAGCCCGTATCAGCTCTCCTTCGACGGTTCTAACGTCGGGCTGCCTCTGAAAGCCATAGAATGCGGTGCCATCGTACGCGATTCTAAGTGCGAACCTCATGGTTGTTGGATGGGGGCGGCGGGTATAAATGTCTTTTCCACGGTGCCGGTTGATACTGCGACGGATTATTTTGCAAATGTAAACCCCAATTTTGGACGCCGTTCAAGTCGGAGCGGGAAAAATTGATAAACCACATCCCCCAAGTGTACCTGGAGGTGGGAGGATGGATGCGATAATAGGGATTGAGGTGCTTGAGAACGTGACGAACTTCGAGATAATGTGTGCCCTTCTGGAGAAGAGGATAAAAATTGAGGATTAGAGGTACGGCGCCCGATAGAGCGGCTTCAGAAACATTTCAAACGCCGCCACGGGCATTTCTATTCCCCAGTTTTCCAGGACGGCCGGGTGGATCTCCCCGATTATGCCGATCGGTTTTCCTTCGACGACTATTTTTCCTGCCCTCCCCGGGATGAAGCTCGGGTGATC encodes:
- the truA gene encoding tRNA pseudouridine(38-40) synthase TruA, producing MRFALRIAYDGTAFYGFQRQPDVRTVEGELIRALSKLGIIRDAESSNFKGASRTDRGVSAVFNVVAFDVAARPDLVRAEVLNHHLRDLWVLGVAEVPEDFHPRFQARSKTYRYYLVDEGFNENDMRECAALFVGEHDFSAFSRLEPGRDPIRELLRVDVIGRQGYYIIEIEGKSFLWEMARRIVNAVRLCGLGLMESREVEMMLGGEYNKKVPPAPPEGLILWHMEYPDVEFQVDERGIKKAKRDLFERYSRALTRAALFGDVLLEL
- a CDS encoding ABC transporter ATP-binding protein; amino-acid sequence: MIRIENLVKVYKDVRALDGLNLEVKPGQIYGFLGPNGAGKSTTILSTLGLIFPQEGRIQLFELEVFANGKFDEGSLVEAKKRIGYMPEHATLWDFLTPEQTLDVIADAFGIPRAEKERRINELLDLVGLKEARRRKVGKFSKGMRQRLLLAQALINDPELLILDEPMTGLDPRGIAEFKDIIREQKKAGKTVFFSSHILAHVEEICDTVGVIVKGKLRVEDNLDSIKREFLRKAGYTIVLETNVPVDFTGVEWKVTPLGEKKYRIVAPGDIREEVHDFVASRGAKILTMQVKEPSLEEIFLKMVE
- a CDS encoding DEAD/DEAH box helicase, translated to MPTVTLRIPDGSALVRIEKADPQVYFKIYELLSYKRDFGKWEKPESLYDPYEKTFPVGVLPRVKKFLNCKGYRVRVKDERQVRGAKLNSTWNENYSMRRYQERAVKKALREKMGVLALPVGSGKTVVGLRIIHELDLPALIVVHTKELLYQWADKVREVLGVEPGIVGDNKWDEKDVTIAMIQTLLSRGADKLQNEYAILMFDECHRTSAAEKFYQLGLSLPQVYRFGLSATPWRRIRGEEIKIEAVVGPTIFEVRAEDLIKEKFLAKPRFEIITYESSMPSFSERYKELYEDMIMNNDERNRAVAEKAAELARKGHRVLIDVRRIEHGRILRKMLGEMGVKAEFLSSKSSNRWEILEAFKNGEIPVLISTLLKEGVDIPEISAIILAGGGKSDIMTIQTIGRALRPKKGMKAVIVDVQDDDPLLFTHFIERQKALKQYYGKYYDREMDSKLEENITKKGRPRKRS
- a CDS encoding UbiD family decarboxylase, with translation MLREIIERFDDAVVVKEPVSKELEVTRYLLKYRDRPVLFKDVDGWEVAGNIWSTRERIASYLGIEREEILHTMTKAMENPEPYRTVDGAPFMANSIRDFSLRELPIPKYYPQDGGQYFTSAMVIAKDENGFVNMSFHRMMVIDEKRAAIRLVPRHLYAMWKEKAEEGEELDVRIVVGNPVHLLIAGATSVAYGVSELEIASAMSRISFGKPLEVFDLGGIPVPVETDFVFEAKILPELTDEGPFVDITGTYDYVRKQPVVVFERMHHVDEPIFHALLPGGYEHYMLMGLPKEPQIYASVKRVVPKVHGVRLTEGGAMWLHAVVSITKQHDGDGKNAILAAFAGHPSLKHVVVVDEDVDIYDDRDVEWAIATRFQADRDLVVIPNARGSSLDPSAEKSLTAKWGIDATKPLDRKEEFERARL